A genomic region of Fusarium oxysporum Fo47 chromosome VI, complete sequence contains the following coding sequences:
- a CDS encoding GrpB protein-domain-containing protein gives MTCSIQDVLKHYEYDPSIVQRVGKRTFEKLPLQIEPPDPAWPQQFQTLKSIIQEALGHKALSISHVGSTAVPNLPAKAIIDIDLTVPDPTAEATYIPALESKGFQFLTREPTWHEHRFFNTNNPYYCNLHVFAHGTAELVRHQIMKEWLTTHEDDRELYARTKMEAMEKSNLLGETVMQYNFRKQQVIREILERAFRAQGFLKENKN, from the coding sequence ATGACTTGTTCGATTCAAGATGTGCTAAAGCACTATGAGTACGATCCCTCTATAGTTCAGCGCGTTGGGAAGCGCACATTCGAGAAGCTTCCTCTGCAAATTGAGCCACCAGATCCTGCCTGGCCACAGCAGTTCCAGACCCTCAAATCTATCATTCAGGAAGCCCTCGGTCATAAAGCCTTAAGCATCAGCCATGTCGGGTCGACTGCCGTACCTAACCTACCGGCTAAGGCTATTATCGACATTGACCTGACGGTCCCCGATCCGACCGCTGAAGCCACCTACATCCCAGCCCTAGAGTCTAAAGGTTTCCAGTTCCTAACGCGTGAACCTACGTGGCATGAGCACCGCTTCTTTAATACGAACAATCCTTACTACTGCAACTTACATGTATTTGCACATGGAACGGCCGAATTAGTCAGGCATCAAATTATGAAAGAATGGCTTACTACGCACGAGGACGACAGAGAGCTATATGCACGAACGAAGATGGAAGCGATGGAAAAGAGTAACTTACTTGGAGAGACAGTAATGCAGTATAATTTCCGGAAACAACAGGTTATTCGAGAAATTTTAGAGAGAGCTTTTAGGGCTCAGGGATTTCTTAAGGAGAATAAAAATTAA